In Geopsychrobacter electrodiphilus DSM 16401, a single window of DNA contains:
- a CDS encoding branched-chain amino acid ABC transporter permease: MEIYIESLLNGLLMGSIYGLTAVGLTVIFGVLKVINFAHGSILMVGMFVAYWCVTLTGMNPYLAIPIVVPLMFYFGYFMQQIVIEPVFKAEKDVREPITVIIVTTGVWYILDNLALMFFGAEYRVAHTSVTGKLFELPGGIYLLQPKVYGFVITFACALFLFWFLKNTVMGKAIRATSLDRDAASLMGVNQYRIYRTAFGIGTAACGLAGCVLIPFYYVYPSVGLVFDIRAFIIVVLGGLGSIPGAIIGGIIIGVIEEVGAMFMPSTWTELVIYGLFLLLLFVKPAGLFGSKQDF, from the coding sequence ATGGAAATCTATATCGAATCATTGCTCAATGGCCTGTTGATGGGCTCGATCTACGGCCTGACCGCGGTCGGGTTGACCGTGATTTTCGGCGTTTTGAAGGTCATCAACTTTGCCCACGGTTCCATCCTGATGGTCGGGATGTTTGTGGCCTACTGGTGTGTCACCCTGACCGGCATGAACCCCTACCTGGCGATCCCGATCGTCGTGCCGCTGATGTTTTACTTCGGCTACTTTATGCAGCAGATCGTTATCGAGCCGGTGTTCAAGGCGGAAAAAGATGTTCGCGAGCCGATCACCGTCATTATTGTCACCACCGGGGTCTGGTACATCCTCGATAACCTGGCCTTGATGTTTTTCGGTGCCGAGTATCGTGTGGCCCATACCAGCGTCACCGGCAAACTATTTGAACTGCCGGGCGGGATCTATCTGTTGCAGCCCAAGGTTTACGGCTTTGTCATTACCTTCGCCTGTGCCCTTTTTCTGTTCTGGTTTCTTAAAAATACCGTCATGGGTAAAGCGATTCGGGCGACCAGCCTCGACCGCGATGCGGCCAGTCTGATGGGGGTCAATCAATATCGCATTTATCGGACCGCCTTCGGCATCGGCACCGCGGCCTGTGGTCTGGCGGGCTGTGTACTGATTCCCTTTTACTATGTCTATCCCAGCGTCGGACTCGTTTTCGATATCCGCGCGTTTATCATCGTGGTCCTCGGCGGTCTTGGCAGTATTCCGGGGGCAATCATCGGCGGCATCATCATCGGCGTGATCGAAGAGGTCGGAGCCATGTTTATGCCGTCAACCTGGACCGAGTTGGTCATTTACGGTCTGTTTCTGTTGCTGTTATTTGTCAAACCTGCCGGTCTGTTCGGTAGTAAACAGGATTTCTAA
- a CDS encoding branched-chain amino acid ABC transporter permease, translating to MKALIDSHANKYLLAAALLIALLAPQIITSPSIMQIMILTLFFAYLTSSWNLVGGFAGVLPMGHSAFVGIGAYTSTILYLHYGLSPWFGMLAGGVLAAVVGIIIGIPTLKLRGAYFALATIAFGEGIRVLVENLDMIGPFKVNGPRGLLISLAGNSFKDYQFTSKESYYYIILALLLVVLAMTWVLMRSKIGYYLSAGGEDPEAAAALGINVPRYKVMAMAISCFFTALAGTFYAQMFLYFYPKSILGLDMSFEIAFIALIGGRGTIVGPLLGALLLRPLNEFTRIYLGGILPGMHLVIFGLILILVMIFQPRGIQEPLTRLYRRILYRIHGS from the coding sequence GTGAAAGCACTCATCGATAGTCACGCTAATAAATATTTACTGGCCGCGGCGCTGCTGATCGCTCTGCTCGCACCCCAGATCATTACCAGTCCGTCGATCATGCAGATCATGATCCTGACCCTGTTTTTTGCCTATCTGACCTCCTCCTGGAACCTGGTCGGGGGATTTGCCGGGGTTCTGCCCATGGGTCACTCGGCGTTTGTCGGCATCGGGGCCTATACCTCGACCATCCTCTATCTGCATTACGGCCTCTCTCCCTGGTTCGGAATGCTGGCCGGCGGGGTGCTGGCTGCGGTGGTCGGGATCATCATCGGGATTCCCACCCTCAAGCTGCGCGGCGCCTATTTTGCCCTGGCGACCATCGCCTTCGGCGAAGGGATCCGCGTGCTGGTGGAAAACCTCGATATGATCGGCCCGTTCAAGGTCAACGGTCCACGCGGACTCTTGATTAGTCTGGCCGGAAATTCCTTCAAGGATTATCAGTTCACCAGCAAGGAGAGCTATTACTACATCATTCTGGCCCTGCTGCTGGTGGTGCTGGCCATGACCTGGGTGCTGATGCGTTCCAAAATCGGCTATTACCTGAGTGCCGGTGGTGAAGACCCGGAGGCGGCCGCCGCCTTGGGGATTAATGTGCCGCGCTACAAGGTGATGGCCATGGCGATCAGCTGCTTCTTTACCGCGCTGGCGGGGACCTTTTATGCGCAGATGTTTCTGTATTTCTACCCCAAATCGATTCTCGGTCTGGATATGTCCTTCGAGATCGCCTTTATCGCTCTGATCGGTGGTCGTGGCACGATTGTCGGGCCGCTGCTTGGCGCGTTGTTACTGCGACCGCTGAATGAATTCACCCGTATTTATCTGGGGGGAATTCTGCCGGGAATGCACCTGGTGATCTTCGGGTTGATCCTGATCCTGGTAATGATCTTCCAGCCACGCGGGATTCAGGAACCTTTGACCCGCCTTTATCGCCGGATTCTATACCGAATTCATGGCAGCTGA
- a CDS encoding ABC transporter ATP-binding protein, translating to MALLEVKQVTKRFGGLVAVNDVSLTVEEGQIIGIIGPNGAGKTTLFNCIAGAFPPSDGQIKFEGQEIGGKKPHQICKLGLSRTFQVVKPFASKTVLYNVTVGAFAKTSRRSEAEAKALKVLEFLQMADKKDVLAKHLTLPERKRLELARALATEPTMLLLDEVMAGLRFSEIEVMIEVLKKIRAAGVTLVIVEHIMQAIMSLSDHIYVLNFGGLIAQGAPAEIAQNQEVIKAYLGDDYVTVED from the coding sequence ATGGCATTATTGGAAGTTAAACAGGTTACGAAACGTTTCGGCGGGCTGGTGGCGGTGAATGACGTCAGCCTGACGGTTGAGGAAGGTCAGATTATTGGCATCATCGGCCCCAACGGCGCAGGGAAGACTACGCTGTTCAACTGCATCGCCGGGGCCTTCCCTCCGAGCGACGGACAGATTAAGTTCGAAGGGCAGGAGATCGGCGGCAAAAAACCACACCAGATTTGTAAGCTCGGGCTGTCGCGCACCTTTCAGGTGGTGAAGCCGTTCGCCAGCAAAACTGTGCTGTACAATGTGACCGTCGGTGCCTTTGCCAAGACCAGTCGCCGTTCCGAAGCCGAGGCCAAGGCGCTGAAGGTGCTGGAATTTCTGCAGATGGCGGATAAAAAGGATGTGCTGGCCAAGCACCTGACCCTGCCTGAGCGCAAACGTCTGGAGCTGGCCCGCGCGCTGGCCACCGAACCGACCATGCTGCTACTGGATGAAGTGATGGCCGGGCTGCGTTTTTCGGAGATCGAAGTGATGATCGAGGTGCTGAAAAAAATTCGTGCGGCCGGGGTCACGCTGGTGATTGTTGAACATATCATGCAGGCGATCATGTCTTTATCCGACCATATTTACGTGCTGAACTTTGGGGGCCTGATCGCCCAGGGGGCGCCCGCCGAGATCGCGCAGAACCAGGAAGTGATCAAGGCCTATCTGGGAGATGATTATGTCACTGTTGAAGATTGA
- a CDS encoding ABC transporter ATP-binding protein translates to MSLLKIERLNAGYGDIQVLFDLSLEVRQGEVLSIIGANGVGKTTLLKTISGLMKSESGSIRFKDQEIQKLPPEEIVSLGIAQIPEGRRLFTLMSVLENLEMGAYTPRARPHKDETLQEVYRIFPRLQEREAQLAGTLSGGEQQMVAIGRGIMARPEVMMFDEPSLGLSPVLREETFRVVRRIAETGVTVVLVEQDVKHSLSISDRAYVMERGQVVLEGTGAELLVNPHVRKAYLGI, encoded by the coding sequence ATGTCACTGTTGAAGATTGAACGGCTGAACGCTGGCTATGGAGATATCCAGGTGCTCTTCGACCTGTCGCTGGAGGTTCGTCAGGGGGAGGTGCTGAGTATTATCGGGGCCAACGGCGTCGGTAAAACCACCCTCTTAAAAACCATCTCCGGCCTGATGAAGTCCGAATCCGGAAGCATCCGATTTAAGGATCAGGAGATCCAGAAACTTCCACCCGAAGAGATCGTCAGCCTGGGAATTGCCCAGATTCCCGAGGGGCGGCGACTCTTCACCCTGATGTCGGTGCTCGAAAACCTAGAGATGGGCGCCTATACGCCCCGGGCCAGACCGCACAAAGACGAGACCCTGCAGGAGGTTTACCGGATTTTCCCGCGCCTGCAGGAACGGGAGGCACAGCTTGCCGGGACCCTTTCCGGTGGAGAGCAGCAGATGGTGGCGATCGGGCGCGGGATTATGGCCCGGCCCGAAGTCATGATGTTCGACGAGCCCTCGCTGGGCCTGTCGCCGGTATTGCGCGAGGAGACTTTCCGCGTGGTGCGGCGGATTGCTGAAACCGGGGTGACGGTGGTGCTGGTAGAGCAGGACGTCAAGCACAGCCTCAGCATCAGTGACCGCGCTTACGTCATGGAACGCGGTCAGGTGGTGCTGGAAGGGACGGGAGCCGAGCTGCTGGTTAATCCCCATGTCAGAAAAGCCTACCTGGGAATCTGA
- a CDS encoding sigma 54-interacting transcriptional regulator → MQPSAYRDALLDSTTAGLIVFDLEGDICFANNLARSFLQHPTDQSLISSFPEIWNFTRDATVYETETLLPPMQREGRDYSATVKVVKQQDEIVGYVCALYAHSRLERLARDTKAFQDLAREESAIINFSSDGLWICDASAKVVRINPASERLNNVSAKEVIGKHMAELVAAGMLDKSVTLEVLKNKKSVSLLQKSGERSLLLTGTPVFDLQGQLIRVVVSERDVTEIDDLQRALEEEEALKNKYMEQVRSLQQAEYGGRAIIAKTPAFINLINQALKVSSVDSTVLISGESGVGKGLIADLIHENSKRKAKPMIRINCGAIPETLIESELFGYEKGAFTGAQSSKAGQFELANNGILFLDEVAELPLSAQVKLLRFLEDGCITRLGSTQRKKVDVRVLAATHRDLDAMVKAGSFRLDLYYRLKVIPLHIPALKERKDCILPLLRHHLDFFGKKVGAQKRLSVEASDILLNYEYPGNVRELINLCERLVVMTDSETISSADLPQEIMNSVEGSGWKATRWVKEKTLAETLNKVEEQVYREALKQYRNQYKVAAALGVSQATVARRVQKYGILQTSAIEDQ, encoded by the coding sequence ATGCAACCATCTGCCTACCGTGACGCCCTGCTCGATTCAACAACCGCCGGATTGATCGTCTTTGATCTGGAGGGGGACATTTGCTTCGCGAACAATCTGGCGCGGTCTTTTTTGCAACATCCGACAGATCAATCCCTGATCAGCAGTTTCCCTGAAATCTGGAATTTTACCCGGGACGCGACGGTTTATGAGACCGAGACCCTTCTTCCGCCCATGCAGCGGGAGGGCCGTGATTATTCCGCGACTGTCAAAGTAGTGAAGCAGCAGGATGAGATTGTCGGCTACGTCTGCGCCCTCTATGCCCACTCCCGTTTGGAGCGTTTGGCACGCGACACCAAAGCCTTTCAGGATCTTGCGCGGGAGGAGAGCGCGATAATCAATTTTTCCTCCGATGGCCTCTGGATCTGTGACGCCTCGGCCAAGGTTGTGCGGATCAATCCGGCTTCCGAGCGTTTGAACAACGTCAGCGCCAAAGAGGTGATCGGCAAACATATGGCCGAGCTGGTGGCCGCCGGGATGCTTGATAAATCGGTCACGTTGGAAGTCCTCAAAAACAAAAAAAGCGTCAGCCTGCTGCAGAAAAGCGGTGAGCGTTCGCTGCTGTTGACCGGTACTCCGGTCTTCGACCTGCAGGGTCAGCTCATCCGCGTGGTTGTCAGCGAGCGTGACGTTACAGAAATTGATGATCTGCAAAGGGCCCTCGAAGAGGAGGAAGCGCTTAAAAATAAATACATGGAGCAGGTCCGCTCGTTGCAGCAGGCGGAATATGGCGGGCGGGCAATTATCGCCAAAACGCCTGCGTTTATTAACCTGATCAATCAGGCGCTCAAGGTCAGCTCGGTCGATTCAACCGTGCTGATTTCCGGGGAATCCGGGGTTGGTAAGGGGCTGATCGCCGATTTGATTCACGAGAATTCCAAACGTAAAGCCAAGCCGATGATCAGGATCAACTGCGGGGCCATTCCCGAAACCCTGATTGAATCGGAGCTGTTCGGTTATGAAAAAGGCGCGTTCACCGGGGCCCAATCGAGCAAGGCCGGTCAGTTTGAGCTGGCGAATAATGGAATTCTCTTTCTGGATGAGGTCGCAGAGCTGCCGCTCTCGGCTCAAGTCAAGCTGCTGCGCTTTCTTGAGGATGGCTGCATCACGCGTCTGGGGAGTACCCAGCGCAAGAAGGTCGATGTGCGGGTGCTGGCTGCGACCCACCGCGACCTGGATGCCATGGTCAAAGCGGGGAGCTTTCGGCTTGATCTCTATTATCGATTGAAGGTTATTCCACTGCATATCCCGGCCTTGAAAGAACGTAAAGACTGCATCCTGCCGTTGTTGCGTCATCATCTCGATTTTTTCGGCAAGAAGGTCGGGGCGCAAAAACGGCTCTCGGTTGAGGCCTCGGATATCCTCTTGAACTATGAGTATCCGGGGAATGTGCGTGAGCTGATCAACCTTTGCGAGCGGCTGGTGGTCATGACCGATTCCGAGACCATTAGTTCTGCGGATCTTCCTCAGGAGATTATGAACTCTGTCGAGGGGAGTGGCTGGAAGGCGACGCGCTGGGTCAAAGAGAAGACCCTTGCTGAAACCCTGAACAAGGTCGAGGAACAGGTTTATCGCGAAGCCCTGAAACAGTACCGGAATCAATATAAGGTTGCTGCCGCCCTTGGTGTCAGTCAGGCGACGGTCGCGCGGCGTGTCCAGAAGTACGGCATTCTGCAAACCTCAGCGATTGAAGATCAATAA
- the gabT gene encoding 4-aminobutyrate--2-oxoglutarate transaminase: MSNAQLLARRNAAVPRGVASATAVFAVKAENAEIWDAEGKRYLDFAAGIAVCNTGHRHPRVMAAAAVQSEAFVHTAFQVLPYETYVALAERLNELAPIKHAKTILMTTGAEAVENAVKIARHYTKRPAVISFVGGFHGRSLLTMGMTGKVVPYKTGFGPFPASLYHIPFPLEHHGVSVQDSLDALERLFKADVEPSQVAAIILEPVQGEGGFYIAPKEFMQALRVLCDKHGILLICDEVQTGFARTGKLFATEYFDIEPDLMTIAKSLAGGYPLSGVIGKAEIMDSPDPGGLGGTYGGSPLGCAAAHAVLDVIEEEQLCARSLCIGKRMVERIQQMKEHPQSAAIGDIRGLGAMVAFELVTERGGHNPDPEKVKQLTAKALQNGLVLLSCGIYANTIRLLAPLTTPDAQIEEGLDILAKSLREIN, translated from the coding sequence ATGTCCAATGCCCAGTTGTTAGCCCGACGCAACGCCGCTGTTCCGCGTGGCGTCGCCTCTGCCACCGCCGTCTTTGCCGTCAAGGCCGAAAACGCCGAGATCTGGGACGCCGAGGGGAAGCGTTATCTCGACTTCGCCGCCGGGATCGCGGTGTGCAATACCGGTCACCGTCACCCCAGGGTCATGGCCGCCGCCGCGGTGCAGAGCGAAGCCTTCGTCCACACCGCCTTTCAGGTGCTCCCTTACGAAACCTACGTCGCGCTGGCCGAGCGCTTAAATGAACTGGCCCCGATCAAGCATGCCAAGACGATTCTGATGACCACCGGCGCCGAAGCGGTGGAGAATGCGGTCAAGATTGCGCGCCACTACACCAAACGCCCGGCGGTTATCTCTTTTGTTGGCGGTTTTCATGGCCGCTCGCTGTTGACCATGGGGATGACCGGTAAGGTCGTGCCTTATAAGACCGGTTTCGGCCCCTTTCCGGCCTCGCTCTATCATATTCCGTTTCCACTCGAGCATCATGGCGTCAGCGTGCAGGACAGCCTGGACGCCCTCGAGCGCCTCTTCAAGGCCGATGTCGAGCCGAGCCAGGTCGCTGCGATTATCCTTGAGCCGGTGCAGGGGGAGGGCGGGTTCTACATCGCGCCCAAAGAATTTATGCAGGCGCTGCGTGTGCTGTGCGACAAGCACGGTATTCTGCTGATCTGCGACGAAGTTCAAACCGGTTTCGCCCGCACCGGCAAGCTGTTCGCGACCGAGTATTTCGATATCGAGCCTGACCTGATGACCATCGCCAAGTCGCTGGCCGGCGGTTATCCGTTGTCGGGGGTGATCGGCAAGGCCGAAATTATGGATTCCCCGGATCCCGGCGGTCTCGGCGGCACCTATGGCGGCAGCCCGCTCGGTTGCGCCGCGGCGCATGCGGTGCTCGATGTGATCGAAGAGGAACAACTCTGTGCGCGCAGTCTGTGCATCGGCAAGCGCATGGTCGAGCGGATTCAGCAGATGAAAGAACACCCGCAGAGCGCCGCGATCGGCGATATCCGAGGGCTGGGCGCGATGGTCGCATTTGAACTGGTGACCGAGCGTGGTGGTCACAACCCAGATCCCGAAAAGGTGAAGCAGCTGACCGCCAAGGCACTCCAAAACGGGTTGGTCCTGCTGTCGTGCGGAATTTACGCGAATACCATCCGGCTCTTGGCGCCGCTGACCACGCCCGACGCACAAATCGAGGAAGGTCTGGATATCCTCGCCAAGTCGTTGCGTGAGATTAATTGA
- a CDS encoding NAD-glutamate dehydrogenase domain-containing protein, with translation MDCDMLYAVQERISLNTVRCGSNLEWLKAQMHPYFFITNSDQLAALANLASGLHNLEENRRLTLLDKQGLLMLAQVAGPGSLYKALRSCPEQDISYLQINSSYAPIPGTATKLEVLRFASDVKSDQAIAEAPAPTIPAAIMDAVLEAFAQTYADFDASQCARLLQLLWLNNETYVKISPADRVARLLWLYQQTLKHEGVYLAVEAADGLDGAMEYRILFGVGNPPQKGFLPQTLEVFKRLGLKIKRAYGLKLSNGVHPYFLATFYASAATAEPLKPGCELFARLQEELYHTQILPDSSLTYRRLVLPGLTSGADASLIRAFIGFCHTNLAHNHPDSFDLEGVMRAFHNHPELSLQLVKLFRTRFDPASTAEDRDQRYQQVLDETINAIETFTSGRRFLDHYRRTIFRCCLSLIRHTLKTNFFVPEKHALALRIDPAYLQEIGAEFTADLPAERPFRITYFSGRYGSGYHIGFSDIARGGWRTLITQGRDDYVTAANTLFRENYVLAHTQHLKNKDIYEGGSKLVAVLDAGGEDDAERIRQRLYKLQYGFINAFLDIFVTENGVAKDPRVVDYYRDDEPIELGPDENMHDSMIELIALQTVKRNYLLGAGIMSSKRVGINHKEFGVTSLGVVRFAEITLQELGIDPQREPFSVKFTGGPNGDVAGNAMRLLLERAPQVQIKLIVDGTAALFDPEGAEPQALSQIVLKDDLQGFDPTALHPGGFILYRQQNRWDGMRKLYKKLSCTADGLQESWISNDEFYREYDHLIFAVPTDLFIPGGGRPETVDDNNWQDFFGADGKPNTRAIIEGANSFITPAARINLQKGGVVIMRDCSANKCGVISSSYEIIANLLLSDEEFLTHKPRYVADVLCILQQRAEEEARLIFRRQRESQGELLYTEISDAISREINGHYARLFDFFRDNPHLCQEPLYLQTIYRHLPAFVRETEFVRQRVADLPEKIKHAILASEISSSMVYLGGQHCDFQTRIENHMKRLSLPAA, from the coding sequence ATGGATTGCGACATGTTGTATGCGGTTCAAGAGCGGATCAGTCTGAATACGGTTCGCTGCGGGAGCAATCTGGAGTGGCTGAAGGCCCAGATGCATCCCTATTTTTTTATCACCAACTCTGATCAGTTAGCGGCGCTGGCCAACCTTGCGAGCGGCCTGCACAATCTTGAAGAGAATCGCCGTCTGACCCTGCTCGATAAACAGGGGCTGCTGATGCTGGCCCAGGTCGCCGGCCCGGGTTCGTTGTACAAGGCTCTGCGCAGCTGCCCCGAACAGGATATCTCCTACCTGCAGATCAACTCCTCCTATGCCCCGATTCCCGGCACCGCTACCAAGCTGGAGGTGTTGCGCTTCGCGTCTGACGTTAAAAGCGATCAGGCGATTGCCGAGGCACCCGCGCCGACAATCCCCGCGGCGATTATGGATGCCGTCCTCGAGGCGTTTGCCCAAACCTACGCCGACTTTGATGCCAGCCAGTGCGCAAGGTTGCTGCAGCTGCTGTGGTTGAATAACGAGACCTATGTCAAAATCTCCCCGGCGGATCGGGTCGCGCGGTTGCTCTGGCTTTACCAGCAGACCCTCAAGCATGAGGGGGTTTATCTGGCGGTCGAAGCAGCGGATGGCCTGGATGGTGCCATGGAATACCGGATTCTGTTCGGGGTCGGTAATCCGCCGCAGAAGGGTTTTCTGCCCCAGACCCTCGAAGTGTTCAAACGCCTCGGACTGAAGATTAAGCGCGCCTACGGGTTAAAGTTGAGTAACGGGGTACACCCCTATTTTCTGGCGACCTTTTATGCCAGCGCTGCAACCGCTGAGCCGCTCAAGCCGGGGTGTGAGCTGTTTGCCAGGTTGCAGGAGGAGCTGTATCACACCCAGATCCTGCCCGACAGCAGCCTGACTTACCGCCGCCTGGTGCTGCCGGGGCTTACCAGCGGCGCCGATGCCTCCTTGATTCGTGCCTTTATTGGCTTTTGTCACACCAACCTGGCGCATAATCATCCTGACAGCTTTGATCTCGAAGGGGTAATGCGCGCCTTTCACAACCATCCCGAGCTTTCGTTGCAACTGGTCAAGCTGTTCCGTACCCGCTTCGATCCCGCATCAACAGCTGAAGATCGTGATCAGCGGTATCAGCAGGTTCTGGATGAGACCATCAACGCGATCGAAACTTTTACCAGCGGGCGTCGTTTCCTCGATCACTATCGGCGCACCATCTTCCGCTGTTGTTTGTCGTTGATCCGGCACACCCTGAAAACCAATTTTTTCGTGCCGGAGAAACATGCCCTGGCCTTACGCATCGATCCGGCCTATTTGCAAGAGATCGGCGCCGAATTTACCGCCGATCTGCCCGCTGAGCGCCCCTTTCGCATCACCTATTTTTCCGGGCGTTACGGCTCCGGCTACCATATCGGCTTCTCCGATATCGCTCGCGGCGGCTGGCGCACCCTGATCACTCAGGGGCGCGACGATTACGTGACCGCGGCCAACACCCTGTTCCGCGAAAATTACGTGCTCGCCCACACCCAGCATCTCAAAAACAAAGATATTTATGAGGGCGGCTCAAAGCTGGTTGCGGTGCTGGACGCCGGCGGCGAGGACGATGCCGAACGGATCAGGCAGCGGCTCTACAAACTGCAATACGGCTTTATCAATGCCTTTCTGGATATATTCGTCACCGAAAACGGCGTCGCCAAAGATCCGCGTGTTGTCGATTATTATCGGGATGACGAACCGATTGAGCTTGGACCCGATGAAAACATGCACGACAGCATGATTGAGCTGATCGCCCTCCAGACGGTTAAGCGCAACTATCTGCTCGGGGCAGGGATCATGTCGAGCAAACGGGTCGGGATTAACCACAAGGAGTTCGGCGTCACCTCTTTGGGGGTGGTGCGTTTTGCCGAAATCACCCTGCAGGAGTTGGGGATCGATCCGCAGCGCGAGCCCTTCTCGGTCAAATTCACCGGCGGGCCGAATGGCGACGTTGCCGGCAATGCCATGCGCCTGCTCCTGGAACGCGCTCCGCAGGTTCAGATCAAGTTGATCGTCGACGGTACTGCGGCACTCTTCGACCCGGAAGGAGCGGAACCTCAGGCTCTCAGTCAGATTGTGCTCAAGGATGACCTGCAGGGGTTTGATCCGACGGCCCTGCACCCTGGCGGGTTTATCCTCTATCGTCAGCAGAACCGCTGGGACGGGATGCGCAAGCTGTATAAAAAGCTGAGCTGCACCGCCGACGGGCTGCAGGAGAGCTGGATCTCGAACGATGAGTTTTATCGCGAATATGACCATCTAATTTTCGCGGTGCCGACCGATCTGTTTATCCCTGGCGGTGGGCGACCCGAAACCGTAGATGATAACAATTGGCAAGATTTTTTCGGCGCGGACGGTAAGCCCAACACGCGGGCGATTATCGAGGGTGCCAACTCCTTTATTACCCCGGCGGCGCGGATTAACCTGCAAAAAGGCGGGGTGGTGATCATGCGCGACTGCTCGGCCAACAAGTGCGGGGTGATCTCCTCCTCTTATGAAATCATCGCCAACCTGCTGCTGAGCGATGAAGAGTTCCTGACGCATAAGCCGCGCTATGTTGCCGATGTCCTGTGCATTCTGCAGCAGCGTGCGGAGGAGGAGGCGCGCCTGATTTTCCGACGTCAGCGCGAGTCTCAGGGGGAACTGCTGTATACCGAGATCTCCGATGCGATCAGCAGAGAGATCAACGGGCATTACGCCAGGCTGTTTGATTTCTTCCGTGATAATCCACACCTGTGTCAGGAGCCGCTTTATCTGCAGACCATCTATCGTCATCTGCCGGCTTTCGTTCGCGAAACGGAATTCGTGCGGCAGCGGGTTGCAGATCTGCCGGAAAAGATCAAACATGCAATTTTGGCGAGCGAAATTTCTTCCTCTATGGTCTATCTTGGTGGACAGCATTGCGACTTTCAGACCCGGATTGAAAACCATATGAAACGGCTCAGTTTACCCGCGGCTTAA
- a CDS encoding MoaD/ThiS family protein, whose amino-acid sequence MNVDVKLVGFFQTGRFKHRTCVYPAGVTAQEIFDDLQLPTQHLGIILINGLHAKRDRVLTEGDQLSLMPLLGGG is encoded by the coding sequence ATGAATGTTGACGTCAAATTGGTAGGATTTTTTCAGACGGGCCGCTTCAAACACAGGACTTGTGTCTATCCTGCGGGGGTGACGGCTCAGGAAATTTTTGACGATCTGCAGTTACCGACGCAACATTTAGGTATTATTCTGATCAATGGTCTGCATGCCAAAAGGGACAGGGTTTTAACTGAAGGCGATCAGCTGAGCCTTATGCCGCTTTTGGGTGGCGGCTGA